The following coding sequences are from one Acomys russatus chromosome 16, mAcoRus1.1, whole genome shotgun sequence window:
- the LOC127200383 gene encoding keratin, type I cytoskeletal 17 isoform X4 codes for MTTTIRQFTSSSSIKGSSGLGGGSSRTSCRLSGSLGPGSCRLGSASGLGSTLGGNNYSSCYSFGTSSGYGGSFGGVDGLLAGGEKATMQNLNDRLATYLDKVRALEEANTELEVKIRDWYQKQAPGPARDYSPYYQTIEDLKNKILVATVDNASILLQIDNARLAADDFRTKFETEQALRMSVEADINGLRRVLDELTLARADLEMQIENLKEELAYLKKNHEEEMNALRGQVGGEINVEMDAAPGVDLSRILSEMRDQYEKMAEKNRKDAEDWFFSKTEELNREVATNSELVQSGKCEISELRRTMQALEIELQSQLSMKASLEGSLAETENRYCVQLSQIQGLISSVEEQLAQLRCEMEQQNQEYKILLDVKTRLEQEIATYRRLLEGEDAHLTQYKPKEPVTTRQVRTIVEEVQDGKVISSREQVHQTTR; via the exons atgaccaccaccatccGCCAATTCACCTCCTCCAGCTCCATCAAGGGCTCCTCTGGCCTGGGTGGCGGCTCATCTCGTACCTCCTGCCGACTGTCTGGCAGCCTGGGTCCAGGCTCCTGCAGGCTGGGGTCGGCTAGTGGCCTGGGCAGTACCCTTGGGGGTAACAATTACTCCAGCTGCTACAGCTTTGGCACTAGCAGTGGCTATGGAGGCAGCTTTGGGGGTGTTGATGGGCTGCTGGCTGGAGGGGAGAAGGCGACCATGCAGAACCTCAACGACCGGCTGGCCACCTACCTGGACAAGGTGCGAGCCCTGGAGGAGGCCAACACGGAGCTGGAGGTGAAGATCCGGGACTGGTACCAGAAGCAGGCCCCAGGGCCAGCCCGTGACTACAGCCCTTACTATCAGACCATCGAGGATTTGAAGAATAAG ATCCTTGTGGCCACTGTGGACAATGCCAGCATCCTTCTGCAGATCGATAATGCTCGTCTGGCAGCTGATGACTTCCGTACCAA GTTTGAGACGGAGCAGGCCCTGCGCATGAGCGTGGAAGCCGACATCAACGGCCTGCGCCGGGTGCTGGATGAGCTGACCCTGGCCAGAGCCGACCTGGAGATGCAGATCGAGAATCTCAAGGAGGAGCTGGCCTACCTGAAGAAGAACCacgaggag GAGATGAATGCTCTGAGAGGCCAGGTGGGCGGGGAAATCAATGTGGAGATGGACGCCGCTCCTGGCGTGGACCTGAGCCGCATCCTGTCAGAGATGCGTGATCAATATGAGAAGATGGCTGAGAAGAACCGCAAGGATGCTGAAGATTGGTTCTTCAGCAAG ACTGAGGAGCTGAACCGTGAGGTGGCCACCAACAGCGAGCTGGTACAGAGCGGCAAGTGCGAGATCTCTGAGCTCCGGCGCACCATGCAGGCACTGGAGATTGAGCTGCAGTCCCAGCTCAGCATG AAAGCATCCCTGGAAGGCAGCCTGGCTGAGACAGAGAACCGCTACTGCGTGCAGCTGTCTCAGATCCAGGGGCTGATCAGCAGTGTGGAGGAGCAGCTGGCTCAGCTGCGCTGTGAGATGGAGCAGCAGAACCAGGAGTACAAGATCCTGCTGGACGTGAAGACGCGCCTGGAGCAGGAGATCGCCACCTACCGCCGCCTGCTGGAGGGCGAGGATGCCCA cctgaCTCAGTACAAGCCAAAAGAAC CCGTGACCACCCGCCAGGTGCGCACCATTGTGGAAGAGGTTCAGGATGGCAAGGTCATCTCATCCCGAGAGCAGGTCCACCAGACCACCCGCTAA
- the LOC127200383 gene encoding keratin, type I cytoskeletal 17 isoform X6, whose product MEAALGVLMGCWLEGRRRPCRTSTTNTELEVKIRDWYQKQAPGPARDYSPYYQTIEDLKNKILVATVDNASILLQIDNARLAADDFRTKFETEQALRMSVEADINGLRRVLDELTLARADLEMQIENLKEELAYLKKNHEEEMNALRGQVGGEINVEMDAAPGVDLSRILSEMRDQYEKMAEKNRKDAEDWFFSKTEELNREVATNSELVQSGKCEISELRRTMQALEIELQSQLSMKASLEGSLAETENRYCVQLSQIQGLISSVEEQLAQLRCEMEQQNQEYKILLDVKTRLEQEIATYRRLLEGEDAHLTQYKPKEPVTTRQVRTIVEEVQDGKVISSREQVHQTTR is encoded by the exons ATGGAGGCAGCTTTGGGGGTGTTGATGGGCTGCTGGCTGGAGGGGAGAAGGCGACCATGCAGAACCTCAACGA CCAACACGGAGCTGGAGGTGAAGATCCGGGACTGGTACCAGAAGCAGGCCCCAGGGCCAGCCCGTGACTACAGCCCTTACTATCAGACCATCGAGGATTTGAAGAATAAG ATCCTTGTGGCCACTGTGGACAATGCCAGCATCCTTCTGCAGATCGATAATGCTCGTCTGGCAGCTGATGACTTCCGTACCAA GTTTGAGACGGAGCAGGCCCTGCGCATGAGCGTGGAAGCCGACATCAACGGCCTGCGCCGGGTGCTGGATGAGCTGACCCTGGCCAGAGCCGACCTGGAGATGCAGATCGAGAATCTCAAGGAGGAGCTGGCCTACCTGAAGAAGAACCacgaggag GAGATGAATGCTCTGAGAGGCCAGGTGGGCGGGGAAATCAATGTGGAGATGGACGCCGCTCCTGGCGTGGACCTGAGCCGCATCCTGTCAGAGATGCGTGATCAATATGAGAAGATGGCTGAGAAGAACCGCAAGGATGCTGAAGATTGGTTCTTCAGCAAG ACTGAGGAGCTGAACCGTGAGGTGGCCACCAACAGCGAGCTGGTACAGAGCGGCAAGTGCGAGATCTCTGAGCTCCGGCGCACCATGCAGGCACTGGAGATTGAGCTGCAGTCCCAGCTCAGCATG AAAGCATCCCTGGAAGGCAGCCTGGCTGAGACAGAGAACCGCTACTGCGTGCAGCTGTCTCAGATCCAGGGGCTGATCAGCAGTGTGGAGGAGCAGCTGGCTCAGCTGCGCTGTGAGATGGAGCAGCAGAACCAGGAGTACAAGATCCTGCTGGACGTGAAGACGCGCCTGGAGCAGGAGATCGCCACCTACCGCCGCCTGCTGGAGGGCGAGGATGCCCA cctgaCTCAGTACAAGCCAAAAGAAC CCGTGACCACCCGCCAGGTGCGCACCATTGTGGAAGAGGTTCAGGATGGCAAGGTCATCTCATCCCGAGAGCAGGTCCACCAGACCACCCGCTAA